Proteins from a genomic interval of Lolium perenne isolate Kyuss_39 chromosome 1, Kyuss_2.0, whole genome shotgun sequence:
- the LOC127299067 gene encoding protein MIZU-KUSSEI 1 — protein sequence MRAITAKNPQDSMSFSRRHFKWPVLGKSSSRGAGAASGDEGYVRGSEAEDEDDEDEGAMAFSSACPSFHSEDFVSPPKKPPPAQAPPAQEKQRRKKVRTAVARLRSALSAAVSGRRRQVGLGSRLTGTLYGHRRGHVHLSFQTDPRACPALLLELAAPTAALVREMASGLVRIALECERAKNPAATAAGGGGGRRLLEETVWRAYVNGKSCGYAVRRECGGADWRVLRALEPVSMGAGVIPAASCGGSEGDVMYMRARFERVVGSKDSEAFYMMNPDSSSSNGINGGPELSVYLLRV from the coding sequence ATGAGAGCCATCACGGCAAAGAACCCGCAGGACTCGATGTCGTTCTCGAGGCGGCACTTCAAGTGGCCGGTTCTCGGCAAGAGCAGCAGCCGCGGCGCCGGCGCGGCGAGCGGGGACGAGGGATACGTGAGGGGCTCGGAggccgaggacgaggacgacgaggacgagGGCGCCATGGCCTTCTCGTCGGCGTGCCCGTCCTTCCACTCCGAGGACTTCGTGTCCCCTCCGAAGAAGCCGCCGCCAGCCCAGGCGCCACCGGCGCAggagaagcagaggaggaagaaggtccGGACGGCCGTGGCGCGGCTTCGGTCCGCCTTGTCGGCCGCGGTGTCAGGGCGGCGGAGGCAAGTCGGGCTCGGCTCTCGGCTCACCGGCACGCTCTACGGCCACCGGCGCGGCCACGTGCACCTGTCGTTCCAGACGGACCCGCGCGCGTGCCCGGCGCTGCTCCTCGAGCTGGCCGCGCCAACCGCCGCGCTGGTGCGCGAGATGGCCTCGGGCCTCGTCCGCATCGCCCTCGAGTGCGAGCGCGCCAAGAACCCCGCTGCCACCGCggccggcggtggtggaggtcGGAGGCTGCTGGAGGAGACGGTGTGGCGCGCGTACGTGAACGGGAAGAGCTGCGGGTACGCGGTGCGGCGGGAGTGCGGGGGCGCAGACTGGCGGGTGCTGCGCGCGCTGGAGCCGGTGTCGATGGGCGCCGGGGTGATCCCGGCGGCGAGCTGCGGCGGCAGCGAGGGCGACGTGATGTACATGCGCGCGAGGTTCGAGCGGGTGGTGGGCTCCAAGGACTCGGAAGCATTCTACATGATGAACCCGGACAGCAGCTCCAGCAACGGCATCAATGGCGGTCCCGAGCTCAGCGTGTACCTCCTCAGAGTCTGA